The genomic DNA CGTCTTTGGTCCGATACAACTCGGCGTCGTACATGGAATGGGCGCGAAACCGATAGGTCCGGTATTCAAGGAAGTAGGGGCCGTTGCCGTTTCGGATCAACTCGACTGCGCGACCAGTCGCCTTCTCAACCGCCAGCACGTCCATACCGTCGACTGTGTCGGCGCCCATCGCATAGGCCTTCGCCTTGGCGGCAATATCGGGTTGCGATTGATGGCGGGCCAGGGCGGTGCCCATCGCATAGAGGTTATTTTCACAGAGAAACAGCACCGGGAGTTTCCACAAGGCGGCCAGGTTGAGGGATTCGTGAAACTCGCCCTCCGCCACCGCGCCGTCGCCGAAGTAGCAGCCGGTGACACGCGTGCGACCTTGCATCTTGTCGGCGAGGGCCAGGCCGACGGCCACGGGTAATCCACCGGCCACGATGGCCAGGCCTCCGTAAAACCTCCGGGAAGCATCGAAGAAATGCATCGAGCCTCCGCGTCCGCGCGCACAACCAGCGGCTTTGCCATACAGCTCTGCCATCAGCCGGTTCATCGATGTGCCGCGCACCAGTGCATGGCCATGCTCACGATAGGTGGCGACGATCGCGTCTTCGTTCGTGAACGACGGGATGGAGCCGGCGGCCACGGCCTCTTCGCCGATGTACAGATGCAAAAAACCGTGGATCTTCCCGAGTTGATAGAGTTCCGCGGCCCGTTCCTCGAAGCGGCGGATACGGAGCATCTGCCGCAGCAACTCAAGGCCCTGTTCGCGTGTTAAGGAGGGTGTCATGTCGTCTCTCTTCTCCCGCGCGTTGTCAGCGTTCCGCTTGTAGTTTGAGATGAATTTCTCGTTCCGATGCTGACTGCTCATCGCTCATGCTTCCAACGTCGAGATGTCGCCTTCCGGCAAGCCGAGTTCGCGCGCCTTCAGCAGGCGTCGCATGATTTTTCCGCTTCGGGTTTTCGGCAGGGTCGGGAGAAAGGCGATTTCTTTCGGCGCCACGGCTGCCCCGAGGCGCGCCCGGGCGAAGCCGAGCAATTCACGCCGCAACGCTTCACTCGGCTCATGGCCATCTTTCAACGACACAAACGCCTTCACGATTTCCATGGCGACGGGGTCCGGCTTACCGATCACCGCGGCTTCCGCCACCGCCTTATGTTCGATCAAGACGTTTTCGACTTCGAACGGACCGACGAGATGGCCTGAGGTCTTGATGACGTCATCCGCCCGGCCCACGAACCAGAAATACCCGTCGGCATCTTTCTTGGCCACATCGCCGGTCAGGTACCAGCCGCCGGCAAAGCACTTCTTGTATCGCTCCGGCTCATTCCAATAGCCGCGAAACATCGAGGGCCAGCCCGGGCGTAGCGCCAATTCTCCCTGCACATCCGGTTCGTTCAGCACCTCCACGCCGCCGGATTCGGTCCTTTTCACGATACCGGCTTCAATTCCCGGCAGCGGGCGTCCCATCGAACCGGGCCGGACATCCATCGCCGCATAGTTGGCGATCATGATGCCGCCGGTTTCGGTCTGCCACCAGTTGTCGTGGAACGGGCGACCGAAGGCCTTTTCTCCCCAGACGACGGCTTCAGGATTGAGGGGTTCCCCCACGCTGGCGAGAAAACGCAATTGGCGCAGATCGTACTTCCGCACGAGATCGCCACCGACTTTCATCATCATACGAATGGCCGTCGGCGCTGTATACCAGACGGAGACCCGCTGGTCCTGCAAGATCCCATACCAACGTTCGGCGTCGAAATCCGCTTCGTCTACAATGCAGGTGAGCCCATTCGTCAGCGGCGCGATGATGCCGTAGGACGTGCCGGTTACCCAGCCAGGGTCGGCGGTACACCAGAAGATATCCGCCGGGTGGAAATCGAGCGCAAGTTTGCCTGTGATGTGGTGGGCCACCACGGCGCCATGCACGTGGAGCGCCCCCTTGGGTGTTCCGGTGGTGCCGCTGGTGAAATGCAGGAGGGCCGCGTCTTCCGGATCGGTGGGGCCGATTCGATAGATACCTGGGTGCTGTTCGAGCAACTGATGGAAGTTCTGCGTCCCGGGGATGGCGGTCGGACGTCGCTCCTCGCCGATGAGCAGGACATGATCAAGATGGGGCAGCGTCTCCCGGATGCCGGCCACCTTGCGCTGATAGAGCGATTCGGTGGTCACCAGCACCTTGGCCTGGCCGATCGTGAGCCGGGCGCGAATGGGTTCCGGCCCGAAGGCTGAGAAGAGCGGGCAGAAGAGGGCGCGATGTTTCAGCGTGCCGAGTGCCGCGATGTAGAGTTCTGGAATGCGGCCGGCGAGGACGAACACCCGGTCGCCTTTCACGACGCCGAGCCTCTGCAGTGTAGTGGCAAAACGATTGGTCAGGTCGTCGAGACGCGCATAGGAATAGTCCTCGACCTGCCCGATTTTCCCCAGCCACCGGATGGCGGTCTGTTGTCCGAGCGGACCGGTTGCATGCCGCACAACCGCTTCATGGGCGATGTTGAGTCCCTGCCCCTCAGGCAGGCCATCCAGTTCGGCGCGCGCCTGCTCCCACGAAAACTCCTTTTGCACCGACTCGTAATCGTGGAGATTCGGGATCGTCTCCCAATCTCGTCTCGATTTGATGATGGGGTTCCACGGCATTGTGCGGTTCACACTCCTCGGACAGACTCCGAGCATGCGTTCTGCAAGGCATAGACCATCGACGCCTGTGAAGGCCGGAGAGGAAAGCGAGGGAAATCACGGTGGTTAGTGCGCCGCAGGCGGGGAGAGCCGATGGTCCACCTGTAGCATTTTTCACCAGTGGTAAGAGGAGGGTCGTGGATAATCGCGCCAAGCCACACGAGATCAGGGTATTGATCATGGGAGCCGCCGGGCGGGACTTCCATAACTTCAACGTGCTGTTTCGCGGCAATCCTGA from Nitrospira sp. ND1 includes the following:
- the acsA gene encoding acetate--CoA ligase — its product is MPWNPIIKSRRDWETIPNLHDYESVQKEFSWEQARAELDGLPEGQGLNIAHEAVVRHATGPLGQQTAIRWLGKIGQVEDYSYARLDDLTNRFATTLQRLGVVKGDRVFVLAGRIPELYIAALGTLKHRALFCPLFSAFGPEPIRARLTIGQAKVLVTTESLYQRKVAGIRETLPHLDHVLLIGEERRPTAIPGTQNFHQLLEQHPGIYRIGPTDPEDAALLHFTSGTTGTPKGALHVHGAVVAHHITGKLALDFHPADIFWCTADPGWVTGTSYGIIAPLTNGLTCIVDEADFDAERWYGILQDQRVSVWYTAPTAIRMMMKVGGDLVRKYDLRQLRFLASVGEPLNPEAVVWGEKAFGRPFHDNWWQTETGGIMIANYAAMDVRPGSMGRPLPGIEAGIVKRTESGGVEVLNEPDVQGELALRPGWPSMFRGYWNEPERYKKCFAGGWYLTGDVAKKDADGYFWFVGRADDVIKTSGHLVGPFEVENVLIEHKAVAEAAVIGKPDPVAMEIVKAFVSLKDGHEPSEALRRELLGFARARLGAAVAPKEIAFLPTLPKTRSGKIMRRLLKARELGLPEGDISTLEA
- the pdhA gene encoding pyruvate dehydrogenase (acetyl-transferring) E1 component subunit alpha, whose amino-acid sequence is MTPSLTREQGLELLRQMLRIRRFEERAAELYQLGKIHGFLHLYIGEEAVAAGSIPSFTNEDAIVATYREHGHALVRGTSMNRLMAELYGKAAGCARGRGGSMHFFDASRRFYGGLAIVAGGLPVAVGLALADKMQGRTRVTGCYFGDGAVAEGEFHESLNLAALWKLPVLFLCENNLYAMGTALARHQSQPDIAAKAKAYAMGADTVDGMDVLAVEKATGRAVELIRNGNGPYFLEYRTYRFRAHSMYDAELYRTKDEVSEWKRRDPIATFEQALRQARLLRDEDLQQIEAAIATEIEEAVAFAEAAPWEPIEDLNKDVCTDVRRKT